One window from the genome of Megalobrama amblycephala isolate DHTTF-2021 linkage group LG4, ASM1881202v1, whole genome shotgun sequence encodes:
- the LOC125266891 gene encoding transmembrane protein 271-like has protein sequence MKLSGKGLCTIVSSSLLFVCAVSTVVVGFKCIALGSRVRAHFHLGTAAGAFYSGILVALGQVLMGVALVFCRGKPRCANFFLFGILVFLLGVLTAFSGAVVDGDTVSLVERKYAHYCLDSVDVNPACDGLKVYQRGLVVSTVLNTLECLLGLMNLVIIKRYQAERILRRRRTQRRSARIILNEERDFAVTEFQPVSYINLGVFHALDEADGEVQSRGHPCMELPGYSPTNPELNHSYPFSYPLHIELPPAYEDIFPGEESSK, from the coding sequence ATGAAGCTGAGTGGCAAAGGACTGTGCACCATCGTCTCCAGCAGTCTGCTCTTCGTGTGTGCCGTGAGCACCGTGGTCGTGGGATTCAAATGCATCGCGCTGGGCTCCAGGGTGCGAGCGCACTTCCACCTGGGCACCGCGGCCGGCGCGTTCTACTCGGGCATCCTGGTGGCGCTCGGGCAGGTGCTGATGGGGGTGGCGCTGGTCTTTTGCCGGGGCAAGCCCAGGTGTGCGAATTTCTTCCTCTTTGGGATCTTAGTGTTTCTTCTGGGGGTCCTCACGGCGTTCTCGGGCGCGGTGGTGGATGGCGACACGGTGTCCCTGGTGGAGAGGAAGTACGCGCACTATTGCCTGGACTCTGTGGATGTAAACCCGGCGTGCGACGGGCTCAAGGTGTACCAGCGGGGGCTGGTGGTCTCCACCGTACTTAACACTCTGGAGTGCCTCCTGGGGCTGATGAACCTGGTTATCATTAAGCGCTACCAAGCGGAGCGGATTCTCCGGAGACGCCGGACGCAGCGGCGGAGCGCGCGGATTATCCTCAACGAGGAGCGCGACTTCGCGGTCACGGAGTTCCAGCCGGTGTCCTACATCAACCTGGGGGTGTTTCACGCGCTGGACGAGGCGGACGGGGAGGTGCAAAGCAGGGGCCACCCGTGCATGGAGCTCCCGGGCTATTCGCCCACCAATCCGGAGCTTAATCACTCGTACCCGTTCTCTTACCCGCTTCACATCGAGTTGCCACCCGCCTACGAGGACATATTCCCCGGAGAAGAGAGCAGCAAATAG